One region of Plasmodium gaboni strain SY75 chromosome 6, whole genome shotgun sequence genomic DNA includes:
- a CDS encoding putative cleavage stimulation factor subunit 1, producing MKDLNVINKLLSSNNEMNKKNNDSDNCIVVEDEIDQNNGEGVLEERREKDEVDDYILNENNTNYDNNYNYHEDNEGDYEEDYDNDEEYYDDEYKFENVQRKEIFLNIDKIGFYELVLKQLLDDNLIESYNMMRAELNNLEENKNVKGDFLFNMYLKSDKLNFFQFLKREKYYKKDKNVDDEEIKREDKEKVKKEDELKVKKEEEEKDEQEDDEKKYNNDERKYNNDEKKYNNDERKYNNDENNDNNIDNINNNENNNNNDNNNNNNNYNNSDNNSDEEQYHIDNVSNDDPNILNKLIDNNLLKKKLKMYNNNNYILNYDVNSERVRRTFSYEVNDQIELIHKNKCLCCDINYNNTILCSGGSDNIVKISKMYDIKNKKKIYNIDKHKGKVNCINFHPFKNILFSGSDDCTIQIIDVNKIFKMKKQNYYIRKEFEESYQNISIQDKNPYISLYVHPCGDFLYASNKNENILKMYDLETLTCFTSIDTYKYHTSQINDIHGTIDGTMYSSVSDDGHIKIWDGHNSKLVHTQFNAHNGYSIESVKFNKSGFYMLTAGLDGQSKIWDLRNFKSLFTFGNGLSCSSNKSIFMNNEYFIANIIQPNEYFKSQLYIYNAYFGNMEYNIQNIHNDKISDITNATDLLSVYTTGYDCLCKHIQIEQKYLSTLN from the coding sequence ATGAAGGATTTGAATGTTATTAATAAGCTTTTATCATCAAATAAtgaaatgaataaaaaaaataatgatagtGATAATTGTATTGTGGTAGAAGATGAAATAGATCAAAATAATGGTGAAGGAGTGTTGGAAGAAAGGAGAGAAAAAGATGAAGTTGatgattatattttgaatgaaaataatacaaattatgataataattataattatcatgAAGATAATGAGGGTGATTATGAGGAGGATtatgataatgatgaagaatattatgatgatgaatataaatttgaaaatgttcaaagaaaagaaatatttttaaatattgaTAAAATTGGTTTTTATGAACTAGTCTTAAAACAACTTTTAGATGACAACCTAATAGaatcatataatatgatgAGAGCAGAGTTAAATAATTTggaagaaaataaaaatgtaaaaggtgattttctttttaacatgtatttaaaaagtgataaattaaattttttcCAATTTCTTAAAAGggaaaaatattataaaaaagataaaaacGTGGATGATGAAGAAATCAAAAGGGAAGATAAGGAAAAGGTTAAGAAGGAGGATGAACTAAAAGTTAAGAAggaagaagaagaaaaggATGAACAAGAAGAcgatgaaaaaaaatataataatgatgaaagaaaatataataatgatgaaaaaaaatataataatgatgaaagaaaatataataatgatgaaaataatgataataatattgataatattaacaataatgaaaataataacaataatgacaataataacaataataacaattataacaatagtgataataatagtgATGAGGAACAATATCACATTGATAATGTATCCAATGATGATCCCaatatattaaacaaaTTAATAGATAACAACCTTCTAAAGAAAAAActaaaaatgtataataataacaattatatattaaattacGATGTTAATAGCGAAAGAGTAAGAAGGACCTTTTCTTATGAAGTAAATGATCAAATTGAATTAATACACAAAAACAAATGTTTATGTTGtgatataaattataataataccATATTATGTTCAGGTGGTTCAGATAACATAGTAAAGATATCAAAAATgtatgatataaaaaataaaaaaaaaatttataatattgataagCATAAAGGAAAAGTGAATTGTATAAATTTCCATccatttaaaaatatattattttctgGAAGTGATGATTGTACAATACAAATAATAgatgtaaataaaatatttaagatgaaaaaacaaaattattatatacgTAAAGAATTTGAAGAATcttatcaaaatatttctattCAAGATAAAAATCCATATATATCTTTGTATGTACATCCATGTGGAGATTTTTTATATGCtagtaataaaaatgaaaacatattaaaaatgtatgATTTAGAAACTTTAACTTGCTTTACATCAATagatacatataaatatcataCATCACAAATTAATGATATCCATGGAACTATAGATGGTACAATGTATTCATCTGTTAGTGATGATGGTCATATTAAAATTTGGGATGGTCATAATTCAAAATTAGTACATACACAATTTAATGCTCATAATGGATATTCTATTGAATCAgttaaatttaataaatcaggattttatatgttaacAGCAGGATTAGATGGACAAAGTAAAATTTGGGATTTAAGAAATTTTAAATCCTTATTTACTTTTGGTAATGGTTTATCATGTTCTTCtaataaaagtatatttatgaacaatgaatattttatagctaatataattcaacctaatgaatattttaaatctcaattatatatatataatgcTTATTTTGGAAATATggaatataatatacaaaatatacataatgataaaatatctGACATAACAAATGCAACAGATTTATTGAGTGTCTATACAACAGGATATGATTGTTTATGTAAACATATTCAAATTGAGCAAAAGTATTTGTCAACACTTAATTAG
- a CDS encoding hypothetical protein (conserved Plasmodium protein, unknown function), with protein MSAKFEQENCKLLENFEVISTWSSNNDSNIESFVEPSELDIKDDNEKCQNILKDNIKNDFEIEEKDDDKKKKKIEKSSSNIDLEYDTMKKYIKCIIHNKEKEEFYEFMKYLCDSDLFLSFVQFFLYVIKNKDSSLNPHDYLINFFQINMDEENNTNSIKKKKLIKENNIYKKQNEELKKQINIIQVEIMDLKKKNMCNLITNFFFKNNKKEYDATKIFKKVNLIYENITIEPPFHFTKDTFNLFLNYLSDKKRNYIYNIITDMDSMNETNHNLFIKKKKLYNKLIKFIEFYRSFDNLIVE; from the coding sequence ATGTCTGCAAAATTTGAACAAGAGAATTGTAAGTTACTTGAAAATTTTGAAGTAATATCTACGTGGAGTAGTAATAATGATAGTAACATCGAAAGCTTTGTAGAACCTTCCGAATTAGATATAAAGGATGACAATGAAAAATGTcagaatatattaaaggataatataaaaaatgattttgaaatagaagaaaaagatgatgataaaaaaaagaaaaaaattgaaaagTCTTCATCAAATATTGATTTAGAATATGATacaatgaaaaaatatataaaatgtataattcataataaagaaaaggaagaattttatgaatttatgaaatatttatgtgatagtgatttatttctttcttttgtacaattctttttatatgtaataaaaaataaagatagTAGTTTAAATCCACAtgattatttaataaatttttttcaaataaatatggatgaagaaaataatacaaatagtataaaaaaaaaaaaattaataaaagaaaataatatttataaaaaacaaaatgaagaattaaaaaaacaaattaatataatacaagTGGAAATAATGGAtttgaaaaagaaaaatatgtGTAATTTAATTAcaaactttttttttaaaaataataagaaagAATATGATGCAActaaaatttttaaaaaagtaaatttaatttatgaaaatattacaaTAGAACCTCCATTTCATTTTACAAAAGATACATTTAATCTTTTTCTAAATTATTTAAGtgataaaaaaaggaattatatatacaatatcATAACAGACATGGATAGTATGAATGAAACAAatcataatttatttataaaaaaaaaaaaactgTATAATAAGTTGATAAAGTTTATAGAATTTTATAGATCATTTGATAACTTAATTGTGGAATAG
- a CDS encoding putative DnaJ protein yields the protein MNTTLTVNKTNELVENHERNTCEAYPDIDNNIILNINSMSSEHKQFFLNNYISKIKYMRSSYSKPKYYEILNVNLKSDAKTIRKSYLALSKLLSVNKKLSREYEECYYLIQKSYKILTNKFEKFYYDVLNNYIDETTIEEERYILEKEADIIYANKIEELKDIYDIKIKEEENKNGLIIEKALYGDLSLKAECINNCFNIESISEQHLQGPYIDLTKILQCKVENSSLLYNDDFSFAYFCDIPKPLIKITSKQKNKKYSHILQDTEMYLYIKYKFLNVYHELIVVDRSNFSLPQSSHRVFGDRISGPFSPVNVLKMTHISSSFKDNILKFFSKNKFYITLFTTIVLCAQSIKSK from the coding sequence ATGAATACCACTTTGACAGTAAATAAAACAAACGAACTTGTTGAGAACCATGAAAGGAATACATGTGAAGCATATCCAGACATAgacaataatataattttaaatattaacTCAATGAGTAGTGAACATAAGCaatttttcttaaataattatatatcaaaaataaaatatatgagAAGCAGTTATTCAAAACCTAAGtattatgaaatattaaatgttAATTTAAAATCAGATGCTAAGACAATACGTAAAAGTTATTTAGCGTTGTCTAAATTATTAAGTGTGAATAAGAAATTGTCAAGAGAATATGAAgaatgttattatttaattcagaaatcatataaaatcttaacaaataaatttgagaaattttattacgatgtattaaataattatattgaTGAAACAACTATAGAAGAAgaaagatatatattagaaaaagaagctgatattatttatgcaaataaaattgaagaattaaaagatatatatgatattaaaataaaagaagaagaaaataaaaatggatTAATTATAGAAAAAGCATTATATGGTGATTTATCATTAAAAGCAgaatgtataaataattgTTTTAATATTGAATCTATATCTGAACAACATTTACAAGGTCCATATATAGATTTgacaaaaatattacaatGTAAAGTTGAAAATAGTTccttattatataatgatgatTTTTCTTTTGCTTATTTTTGTGATATACCAAAACctttaattaaaattactagtaaacaaaaaaataaaaaatattcacATATATTACAAGACACAgaaatgtatttatatataaaatataaattcttAAATGTATATCATGAACTTATAGTTGTTGACAGATCAAACTTTTCTTTACCACAAAGTTCTCATAGAGTTTTTGGAGATAGAATTAGTGGTCCCTTCTCACCAGttaatgttttaaaaatgaCACATATATCAAGTTCTTTCAAAGATAATATACTTAAATTTTTctcaaaaaataaattttatattactttATTTACGACCATAGTTTTATGTGCCCAATCGATCAAATCAAAATGA
- a CDS encoding hypothetical protein (conserved Plasmodium protein, unknown function): protein MIYNIKYDLLCFLETFKIIILNIRIKKEKEEKNKRNNSNIIGNICIFFSYVWVLGLLLCYKDIWLVHSYQIKNDRTRKHSYNFLKPIKYDLFTHKKNVYTSNKHNKKTILQTFKGIIKKKNEIGSRVKEDYYNDIVENENKISKKNVTKELNKNNNYFNNLCYSDMINKTVDENVNFDDGIINYFVLNSNPNLSFFLNSNEKGKKIYTITTKNKKNVSEDMENNDNISEEEHTIKNKKKKKNEKNENHINNKCRIKLKLKRGYMNEIYEREKKKLSMILSTIKDKSIFKKKKNKIKETILLLNGQTVKTEVIKQYLFHKLRLEYYESIRDQKKILTLDLWSKEINMSVENLKKLIVYIYKMKNLVQKEDEDLLIKTYFYNKTNMFTLFRNNYTDNDIPLDYDLLEKKVDTENSNENDKGHEILDQEPSGNLTNDNKNKKNMKKKNVQKDSYMDTANNLKENDDISKRDNNNNNNNSENNYDIFMDYFDNAEKVLYNDCENLINVEVQKFMECIKDIVFFENSIYLIEKLENRPPLLEELTYAYNYDKDIFLKKLENKIKLSQKLLIYFIPLINSTVKRIEANFSSNLSEDDFLLVSLDAVKNGFKKYDVEKLGIKNLTKYVYIWAKNSTYNYYQKHKSFVSISPHTYSDYNKIKKFEDSFLEKHNRRPNIKEISEGLHLSEERVEKALTSFVNIIDAEKPIVYHNNKSGNEEKNTYKDLIVNSDDIHSFNEIMYNDIVIKALRTFICKGLKKKINKLIIFMKFGLFLKKKIYTDDEICEILKISKKKFQKQFEDSLNEIKKYITKIKSNKSQLDTNFDFASYLNLTQYDFLGNDFSQIDI from the coding sequence ATGATttataacataaaatacgatcttttatgttttttagaaacttttaaaattatcattttaaatataagaataaaaaaagaaaaggaagagaaaaacaaaagaaataatagtaatataataggtaacatatgtatattttttagtTATGTATGGGTTTTAGGGCtattattatgttataAAGATATTTGGCTAGTTCATTCctatcaaataaaaaatgatagGACAAGAAAACATagttataattttcttaaacctataaaatatgatttatttacacacaaaaaaaatgtatacaCTTCAAATAAgcataataaaaaaacaattttGCAAACTTTCAAAggaataataaaaaaaaaaaatgaaatagGATCTAGAGTAAAAGAAGATTATTACAATGACATCGttgaaaatgaaaataagatatccaaaaaaaatgtaacaaaggaattaaataaaaataataattatttcaATAATTTATGTTATAGTGATATGATTAACAAAACTGTAGATGAAAATGTAAATTTTGATGATGgtataataaattattttgttttaaattCAAATCCAAACTTATCATTCTTTCTTAATAGTAATGAAAAAGGAAAGAAAATTTATACAATTACTAcaaagaataaaaaaaatgtttcAGAAGATATGGAAAATAATGACAATATATCAGAAGAAGAACATAccataaaaaataaaaaaaaaaaaaaaaatgaaaagaatgaaaatcatattaataataaatgtagaataaaattaaaactAAAAAGAGGTTATATGaatgaaatatatgaacgagaaaaaaaaaagctTAGTATGATTTTGTCAACAATTAAAGATAAAagtatttttaaaaagaaaaaaaataaaattaaagaaacgattttattattaaatggACAAACAGTTAAGACAGAAGTTATAAAACAATATCTTTTTCATAAATTAAGATTAGAATATTATGAAAGCATAAGAgatcaaaaaaaaatattaaccTTAGATTTATGGTCtaaagaaattaatatGTCAGTAGAaaacttaaaaaaattaattgtttatatttataaaatgaaaaatttaGTACAAAAAGAAGATGAAGATTTATTAATCAAaacttatttttataacaaaACCAATATGTTTACACTGTTTAGAAATAATTACACCGATAATGATATTCCCTTAGATTATGAtttattagaaaaaaaagtagATACCGAAAATTctaatgaaaatgataaagGTCATGAAATATTAGATCAAGAACCATCAGGAAATCTTACTAAtgataacaaaaataaaaagaatatgaagaaaaaaaatgttcaAAAGGATTCTTATATGGATACTGCAAATAATTTGAAGgaaaatgatgatatatcaaaaagagataataataataataataataatagtgaaaataattatgatatatttatggattattttgataatgCAGAAAAGGTTTTATATAACGATTGTGagaatttaataaatgtaGAAGTACAAAAATTTATGGAATGTATTAAAGatattgtattttttgAAAACTCCATTTATTTGATTGAAAAATTAGAAAACAGACCACCCTTATTAGAAGAATTAACTTATgcatataattatgataaagatatatttttaaaaaaattagaaaataaaataaaattatcaCAAAAACTActgatatattttataccTCTTATTAATAGTACGGTTAAAAGAATAGAAGCAAATTTTAGTAGTAATTTAAGTGAAGATGATTTTTTATTAGTAAGTCTTGATGCTGTTAAAAATggatttaaaaaatatgatgTTGAAAAGTTGggtataaaaaatttaacaaaatatgtatatatatgggCTAAAAATagtacatataattattatcaaaaacATAAATCGTTTGTATCTATATCTCCACATACATATAgtgattataataaaataaaaaaatttgaagATTCCTTTTTAGAAAAACATAATAGAAGACctaatattaaagaaattaGTGAAGGCTTACATTTATCGGAAGAAAGGGTTGAAAAAGCTCTTACATCatttgttaatattatagaTGCAGAAAAGCCTATAgtttatcataataataaatctggaaatgaagaaaaaaatacttATAAAGATTTAATAGTTAATTCAGATGATATACATAGCTTTAATGAAATTATGTATAATGATATAGTAATAAAAGCGTTGAGAACATTTATTTGTAAGGggttaaaaaaaaaaataaacaaattaattatatttatgaaatTTGGAttattcttaaaaaaaaaaatttatacagatgatgaaatatgtgaaatattaaaaatttcaaaaaaaaaattccAAAAACAGTTTGAAGATTCtttaaatgaaattaaaaaatatataacaaaaattaaaagtaATAAATCTCAATTGGATACCAACTTTGATTTTGCGTCTTATCTTAATTTAACACAGTATGACTTTTTGGGAAACGATTTTTCTCAAATAgatatataa
- a CDS encoding hypothetical protein (conserved Plasmodium protein, unknown function) yields the protein MIGGEVVVEKNPSKKFCIAEKERLCESVIWEMLQSYYKKAAINAWKENVVPSFVTSNSKLAKDYARVIINYMKDWFNSNECDRNVPIYILEIGAGHGKFTYLILRALSKYKKYFKSMNLPDRPFVYVFTDIAKDNITYCMNHDRLKKYINTRNSSDQTFTSKNHSYDDSEFEKNGTNIYDSSTDNSYNSDISSNNETNYYSEEKFTNDPTYSMLDFAFFDGNETTDKIYLEVAKKYIPSNTPIVLICNYVLDSLLTDAWVVKGENDFKRALISVYSPNEEKDKTDADIMLRMTVSWDWESVNIDEEINKEETDNPSDYLRKYKDIYTVLKLYSYIDKHLSFVFPVGAFILFKRMLKLSNNKLLCLIGDKGYQSYEEFKGYRDPHMVVHGSLSFMVNLNAICLFFLSLGGYYIYTPYSDNFQIVTLLMHQKNFKKNELKNDAELSNISQVGENKIEQDNSNEFYIIDFFKNYMKDNEQRSNMYDSIYNQKNNHTSTSSYNNKSNNINNNYYCKNKILKYSKRRLFHDNVYKKIKKINLKNLNNMTIKFGGTISSFYDNVEQFPPDVLINWQKSVIHNINHYPANVNIKELIALLRYSNYDSDVFFNIRNSFINLVTYPNINGRTEKDILLDIHECYKNYYSLKNDEDIADVCGHICMKFGEFEKSIFYLKESLRKFKNNRHSSTYINIASCYKVLRNYNKSLKFIRSSIKLSNKENKYKKYMSPNNSNNNNKYNQYHNHNSHSYDLLYNIQFCCNPITYAMIGINYYVQNDGIYYLSFENRIKLTHILLLTKEEEAVLKYMNAKYKKSVYEKSTTNVDFSKIKIIKLYDENEVTTLEKLCHEDNDKNNNNNKNNNNKNNNNKNNNNNNSKNDGNIINTNIKNPMKHISYQNVEYLKEKLSECFDKYEFQFCVIDAPWTIKSDIVEMLLNRNKHIFTYGTLSDSSKRSEDIILKYKEKSQQISWINNNYIHDESLYESRSSLHYIQGVTSVTVTHFSMNLYNNMNQSISSKEILINDLCSILNMLQIILNLNLTGLTSNFLKKNKNSNNNNNNNNNYNDNVLCNKGDKTMVSETDKREHQENNIALSQENNTNNKCYIKEKNNNTVEQDIYDEDHYYCLSGITMFSQQKNISEDSSVYCNYLLMNNKNEEFITKINIVGVNGTLCLKKTISNWSIQIFNINNEKIYDKSGRIATGQNSNDVFINQYLIKTDGKCNNIQHYKEYDLKASCKDSSETIDSDIDILELSSECSSDCDENKDNENNEENKNKEEILNDSLETDMIPDNNYNKLLIDRNLQILKNVPGKRFYTTDKEIYENMNLDENFIDISVNNNCFYSRIIEGINMSYNKGGIMIHFKYNLV from the coding sequence atgATTGGAGGAGAAGTAGTTGTAGAAAAGAATCCATctaaaaaattttgtattGCTGAAAAGGAGAGATTATGTGAGAGTGTAATATGGGAAATGTTACAAagttattataaaaaagcTGCTATTAATGCATGGAAAGAAAATGTCGTTCCATCATTTGTTACTAGTAATAGTAAGCTAGCTAAAGATTATGCTCgagtaataataaattatatgaaagATTGGTTTAATAGTAACGAATGTGATCGTAATGttcctatatatattttagaAATTGGTGCAGGTCATGGGAAATTCacatatttaattttaagagctttatcaaaatataagaaatattttaaaagtaTGAATTTACCTGATAGACCTTTTGTATATGTATTTACAGATATAGctaaagataatataacatattgTATGAATCATGATagattaaaaaaatatatcaatacAAGAAATAGTAGTGATCAAACATTTACTAGTAAAAATCATTCATATGATGATTCTGAATTTGAGAAAAATGGaacaaatatttatgattCATCTACAGATAATTCATATAACTCAGATATTTCTTCAAATAATGAAACGAATTATTATTCAGAAGAAAAATTTACAAATGATCCTACATATTCTATGCTTGATTTTGCTTTTTTTGATGGAAATGAAACTACTgataaaatttatttagAAGTAGCCAAGAAATATATACCTAGTAATACACCAATAGTCTTAATATGTAATTATGTTTTAGATTCTTTATTAACTGATGCATGGGTAGTTAAAGGAGAAAATGATTTCAAAAGAGCATTAATATCAGTATATTCACcaaatgaagaaaaagataaaaCTGATGCTGATATTATGCTTCGAATGACTGTTTCATGGGACTGGGAAAGTGTTAATATTGATgaagaaattaataaagaagaaaCAGATAATCCATCTGATtatttaagaaaatataaagatatatatactGTTTTAAAATTGTATTCTTATATTGATAAACATCTCTCTTTTGTATTTCCAGTAGGTGCATTTATTCTATTTAAAAGAATGTTAAAAttaagtaataataaattacTTTGCCTAATAGGTGATAAAGGATATCAATCATATGAAGAATTTAAAGGTTATAGAGATCCACATATGGTCGTTCATGGTAGTCTATCTTTTATGGTGAATTTGAATGCAATATgtcttttctttttgtcTTTAGGTGggtattatatatatacaccTTATTCGGATAATTTTCAAATAGTCACATTGTTAATGCAccaaaaaaattttaaaaaaaatgaattaaaaaatgatgcAGAATTATCGAATATTTCACAAGTAGgggaaaataaaattgaacaagataatagtaatgaattttatattatcgacttttttaaaaattatatgaagGATAATGAACAAAGGTCAAACATGTACGATTCGATATATAATCagaaaaataatcataCAAGTACTAgttcatataataataaaagtaataatattaataataattattattgtaaaaataaaattttaaaatattccAAGAGAAGACTCTTTCACGATaatgtttataaaaaaattaaaaaaatcaaTTTGAAAAATTTAAACAATATGACCATAAAATTTGGAGGAACCATTTCATCCTTTTATGATAATGTTGAACAATTTCCACCTGATGTTTTAATAAACTGGCAAAAATCAGttattcataatattaatcATTATCCAGctaatgtaaatataaaagaacTCATAGCATTATTAAGATATTCTAATTATGATTCAGATgttttctttaatattagAAATTCCTTTATAAATTTAGTTACATATCCAAATATAAATGGTAGAACtgaaaaagatatattattagatattcatgaatgttataaaaattattattctttaaaaaatgatgaagataTTGCTGATGTATGTGgacatatatgtatgaaaTTTGGAGAATTTGAAAAATccatattttatttaaaagaaagTTTACgtaaatttaaaaataatagaCATTCATcaacatatattaatattgcATCATGTTATAAGGTATTACgtaattataataaatctTTGAAGTTTATAAGATCATCCATAAAATTATCAAAcaaagaaaataaatataaaaaatatatgtctccaaataatagtaataataataataaatataatcaaTATCACAATCATAATTCTCATTcatatgatttattatataatattcaatTTTGTTGCAATCCTATTACATATGCTATGATAGGTATCAATTATTATGTGCAAAATGATggaatatattatctatCCTTTGAAAATCGTATCAAATTAACACATATTCTTTTACTTACAAAAGAGGAGGAAGCCgtattaaaatatatgaatgccaaatataaaaaatcGGTATATGAAAAATCTACAACGAATGTTGATTTTTCAAAAATTAAgataattaaattatatgatgaaaatgaagTTACTACATTGGAAAAATTATGCCATGAGGATAATGACAAaaataacaacaataataaaaacaacaataataaaaacaacaataataaaaacaacaataataataatagtaaaaatgatggtaatataattaatacaaatattaaaaatcCTATGAAACATATTTCTTATCAAAATGttgaatatttaaaagaaaaattatcaGAATGTTttgataaatatgaatttCAATTTTGTGTTATAGATGCACCTTGGACTATCAAATCTGATATTGTAGAAATGTTGCTGAATAgaaataaacatatatttacatatgGAACCTTATCTGATTCATCCAAACGTTCAGAAGATAtcattttaaaatataaagaaaaatcTCAACAAATTAGCTGgataaataataattatattcatGACGAATCACTATATGAATCAAGATCATCCTTACATTATATACAAGGAGTTACGTCAGTAACTGTTACACATTTTAGCATGAacttatataataatatgaatcAAAGTATTTCATCTAAAgaaattttaataaatgattTATGTAGTATTCTAAATATGTTACAAATTATATTGAATCTTAATTTAACTGGATTAACATCGAACTTtttgaagaaaaataaaaatagcaacaacaacaataataataataataattacaatGATAATGTTTTATGCAATAAGGGAGATAAAACAATGGTAAGCGAGACAGACAAGAGGGAACAtcaagaaaataatatcgCATTATCACAAGAGAATAATACAAACAACAAATGctatataaaagaaaaaaataataatacagTTGAACaagatatatatgatgagGATCATTACTACTGCCTTTCAGGAATTACAATGTTTTcacaacaaaaaaatatttccGAAGACTCCAGTGTATATTGTAACTACTTATTAATGAATAATAAGAATGAAGAATttattacaaaaataaatatagtTGGTGTAAATGGTACTCTgtgtttaaaaaaaaccATATCCAATTGGTCCATTcaaatttttaatattaataatgaaaaaatttatGACAAGTCAGGTAGAATAGCCACTGGACAAAATTCTAATGATGTATTTATCAAtcaatatttaattaaGACTGATGGAAAATGTAACAATATTCAACATTATAAGGAATATGATTTAAAAGCTTCTTGTAAAGATTCCAGTGAAACAATCGATTCGGATATTGACATTTTGGAATTATCATCCGAATGTTCTTCTGATTgtgatgaaaataaagacAATGAAAACAATGAAGAGAATAAAAACAAAGAAGAAATATTGAACGATTCATTAGAAACAGATATGATACctgataataattataataaattattgATAGATCGAAATTTACAAATACTCAAGAATGTTCCAGGAAAACGCTTTTACACAACagataaagaaatatatgaaaatatgaatttggatgaaaattttattgatatttctgttaataataattgttTTTATTCACGAATTATTGAGGGAATAAATATGTCTTACAATAAGGGTGGAATAATGATACATTTTAAGTACAATTTGGTATAA